The following proteins are co-located in the Telopea speciosissima isolate NSW1024214 ecotype Mountain lineage chromosome 9, Tspe_v1, whole genome shotgun sequence genome:
- the LOC122639420 gene encoding phosphoglycolate phosphatase 2-like, with amino-acid sequence MEDSGGVDGGVRTARLLSRESVKALVDSVEAFLFDCDGVIWKGDKLIDGVAQTLEMLRSMGKKLVFVTNNATKSRKQYSKKFHSLGLAVSEDEIFSSSYAAAMFLKTNNFPPEKKVYVIGEEGLLEELELAGFTVLGGPEDGNKRVVLESNFLFEHDKSVGAVVVGLDHYINYYKLMYGTLCIRENPGCLFIATNCDAVGHMTNLQEWPGAGCMVGAVHGSTQKEPIVVGKPSTFMMNFLLKKFQIPTSKMCMVGDRLDTDILFGQNAGCKTLLVLTGVTTLPVLEDPTNNIQPDYYTGKLSDFPELLGP; translated from the exons ATGGAAGACTCTGGCGGCGTTGATGGGGGAGTAAGAACTGCTCGGCTTCTCTCTCGTGAGAGCGTCAAGGCACTCGTCGATTCTGTTGAAGCTTTTCTCTTCGATTGCGATG GTGTCATTTGGAAGGGTGATAAGCTCATCGATGGCGTCGCGCAGACATTAGAGATGCTTCGATCCATG GGGAAGAAGCTGGTATTTGTGACGAACAACGCAACCAAGTCTAGAAAACAATATTCAAAGAAGTTCCATTCGCTGGGACTTGCAGTAAGCGAG GATGAAATTTTTTCGTCGTCCTATGCGGCTGCTATGTTCTTGAAAACCAATAATTTCCCTCCAGAGAAAAAG GTTTATGTGATAGGTGAGGAAGGCTTATTGGAAGAGCTGGAGCTTGCTGGTTTTACTGTTCTTGGTGGCCCT GAGGATGGGAACAAGAGAGTAGTGCTGGAGTCCAACTTCCTATTTGAACATGATAAGAGT GTTGGAGCGGTTGTAGTTGGACTTGACCACTATATCAACTATTACAAGCTTAt GTATGGAACCTTGTGCATCCGTGAGAATCCTGGTTGCCTTTTCATTGCTACCAATTGTGACGCAGTGGGCCACATGACTAATTTGCAAGAATGGCCAG GTGCTGGATGTATGGTTGGTGCAGTGCATGGATCAACTCAAAAGGAACCTATTGTTGTTGGAAAACCATCAACGTTTATGATGAACTTTCTACTAAAGAA ATTCCAAATCCCTACCTCCAAAATGTGCATGGTGGGTGATAGACTAGACACTGATATTTTATTTGGACAAAATGCTGGCTGCAAGACCCTCCTTGTTCTTACTG GTGTGACTACTCTACCTGTCCTTGAAGATCCTACAAACAACATTCAGCCAGATTATTACACAGGCAAACTATCTGACTTTCCTGAACTATTGGGACCATGA